Proteins encoded by one window of Halomonas sp. SH5A2:
- a CDS encoding dodecin, with protein sequence MSHHTYKHIELTGSSEKGIEDAVQSALAKASETIKHMRWLEVTDTRGHIEDGRVAHWQVTIKVGFTLE encoded by the coding sequence ATGAGTCATCACACCTATAAGCACATTGAGCTAACCGGTTCTTCCGAAAAAGGAATTGAAGACGCCGTGCAGAGCGCGCTCGCCAAGGCGTCTGAAACCATCAAGCATATGCGCTGGCTGGAAGTGACCGACACCCGCGGCCATATCGAAGACGGCCGGGTCGCACACTGGCAGGTCACGATTAAGGTTGGCTTTACCCTGGAATAA
- the trkA gene encoding Trk system potassium transporter TrkA → MKIIILGAGQVGGTLAEHLAREENDITVIDTDAKKLRELHTKLDIRTVTGAGSYPIVLRQAGCEDADMLIAVTSSDEINMIACQVAHTLFRTPTKIARVRATAYLTRKGLFAHEAIPIDVLISPEQVVTDHVRRLIEHPGALQVLEFAGGLVQLVAVKAFYGGPLVGQDLAFLRRHMPNVDTRVAAIYRRNRPIIPRGDTVIEADDEVFFLAARRDIRAVMSELRRVERDFRRIVIAGGGNIGERLAEHLEHSHQVKIIEHSLERCTTLSERLDRTVVLHGSATSKRLLEEENIEDCDIFCALTNDDEVNIMSSLLAKRMGAKKVLTLINNAAYVDLVQGGEIDIAISPQQATIGSLLTHVRRGDIVNVHSLRRGAAEAIEAIAHGDKQSSRVVGRTIREIDLPEGTTIGAIVRGKEVMIAHDHIVVESGDHVILFVIDKRRIRDVERLFQVGLTFF, encoded by the coding sequence ATGAAAATCATCATTCTCGGCGCCGGCCAGGTCGGCGGCACCCTCGCGGAACACCTTGCCCGTGAGGAAAACGACATCACCGTCATCGATACCGATGCCAAAAAGCTGCGCGAGCTGCATACCAAGCTCGATATTCGCACGGTGACCGGCGCAGGCTCTTACCCCATTGTGCTGCGTCAGGCCGGCTGTGAAGACGCCGACATGCTGATCGCGGTCACCAGCAGCGACGAAATCAACATGATCGCCTGCCAGGTGGCGCATACCCTGTTCCGCACCCCGACCAAAATCGCCCGGGTGCGCGCAACCGCTTACCTGACCCGCAAGGGGCTCTTCGCCCACGAAGCGATTCCCATCGACGTCCTGATAAGCCCCGAGCAGGTGGTCACCGACCACGTCCGCCGCCTGATTGAGCATCCCGGCGCGCTGCAGGTGTTGGAATTCGCCGGCGGGCTTGTGCAACTGGTCGCCGTCAAGGCGTTTTACGGCGGCCCGCTGGTGGGCCAGGATCTGGCTTTTCTACGCCGTCATATGCCCAATGTGGATACCCGCGTAGCGGCCATTTACCGCCGCAATCGGCCGATCATTCCCCGCGGCGATACGGTCATCGAAGCCGACGACGAAGTCTTCTTCCTGGCGGCGCGGCGCGATATCCGCGCGGTGATGAGCGAACTGCGCCGCGTCGAGCGGGATTTTCGCCGGATAGTGATCGCCGGGGGTGGCAACATCGGCGAGCGTCTGGCGGAGCACCTGGAACACAGCCACCAAGTCAAGATTATCGAACACAGCCTGGAGCGCTGCACCACGCTCTCCGAGCGGCTCGACCGCACCGTCGTGCTTCACGGCAGCGCGACCAGCAAGCGGCTGCTTGAAGAAGAAAATATCGAAGACTGCGATATTTTCTGCGCGCTGACCAACGACGACGAGGTCAATATCATGTCGTCGCTGCTGGCCAAGCGAATGGGCGCCAAAAAAGTCCTGACGTTGATCAACAACGCCGCCTATGTCGATCTGGTTCAGGGCGGCGAGATCGATATTGCCATTTCCCCCCAGCAGGCGACGATCGGCAGCCTGCTGACCCACGTGCGCCGGGGCGACATCGTCAACGTCCACTCGCTGCGCCGGGGTGCCGCCGAGGCCATCGAAGCCATCGCCCATGGCGACAAGCAGTCGTCAAGGGTGGTCGGACGAACCATTCGCGAAATCGACCTGCCCGAGGGCACTACCATTGGCGCGATCGTGCGCGGTAAAGAAGTGATGATCGCCCATGACCACATCGTGGTGGAAAGCGGCGACCACGTGATCCTGTTCGTCATCGACAAGCGGCGCATTCGCGACGTGGAGCGCTTGTTCCAGGTAGGGCTGACGTTCTTCTGA